One Plasmodium cynomolgi strain B DNA, chromosome 12, whole genome shotgun sequence genomic region harbors:
- a CDS encoding D13 protein (putative), with protein sequence MVYATLLSEEDLSRFRTKQCKRLLNGGCNFGIDRCQYSHNEFWNRRCPFYLSDSSFIRYITIMCPDVETKNDGSINSLCLRGGECPFAHSAEEILYHPLYYKTKRCEDYKKGSCNTYYCPFIHGLAETRIPGTYKLPFTNGISIPNIPNVIIVDKIDITSKTSGSISGGDRYMKNIISARRRNDLKLVDHMKNFDSAAFSKLNNCMIPTPYSSIDSISHNNSDGYKINCGKKLALSFSHNLVNNTSDEDLKKNRIIFSGLGHPLSSFANFDSHMMSVQTHGGSTEMGKSPPNGANGANGVNGVNGVNVVNGVNGVNSLNGLSCTHYSEFLGSKLAKGENRSSVKSSMSTHVTDGLHPSKNWNKHFNMLKMKQNYSSCSTAAHEINFNEHDVTSDDVVEDEEEELDNYLMNTLLPNGSEDSAGMRSGNEDAIGDAKAHFSGSGIGNYNYHCNCSSASNERNDGRSVHHKPSCSAHHVDEEQNASEVNPSEVNTSDVNTGDVNTGDVNTGDVNTSEVNLLEIIKCLKNLYERIMKGNLVFSPEQWDNIAQITYEIVSVVEFNRVLKLKKTTDKMKNDICNRNKLFPFDMSKMTDMGSEGVKGSSPMLETNALVGELYGKEETSANQQAEEKNGEIASTVKKEHINDTIQFATSNEAVLSKMKLHLESKREDIPDENSTDVAGGDTHMMMHLYQGLQAENYPIGKNDMDLFNVKRKILSHQLSGMSDVANGISGMANMSNNEMASSNGEVDNANNESENAKDDSHFLDYYNINKGNFNFTETKENPDKILSQQPFMSFFSFLSE encoded by the exons ATGGTGTACGCCACGCTGCTGAGCGAGGAGGACCTGAGTCGCTTCAGGACGAAGCAGTGCAAGCGGCTGCTGAACGGAGGGTGCAACTTTGGAATAGACAGGTGCCAGTACAGCCACAACGAATTCTGGAACAGAAGATGCCCCTTCTACTTGAGCGATTCTTCTTTCATTCGATACATAACTATTATGTGCCCTGATGTGGAGACCAAAAATGATGGATCGATCAACAGTCTCTGTCTTCGAGGAGGAGAATGTCCCTTTGCACACTCAGCGGAAGAAATTCTGTATCATCCTTTGTATTATAAAACGAAACGATGTGaggattataaaaaaggatccTGTAATACGTATTACTGTCCTTTTATTCACGGATTGGCAGAGACAAGGATTCCAGGGACATATAAATTACCATTCACTAATGGAATTAGCATCCCGAATATCCCCAATGTTATCATTGTAGATAAAATTGACATCACGAGTAAGACGAGTGGAAGTATAAGTGGTGGTGATAGATATATGAAGAATATCATTTCGGCTAGGAGGCGTAATGATCTTAAGTTAGTAGatcatatgaaaaattttgacaGTGCAGCGTTTTCCAAATTGAATAACTGTATGATTCCTACTCCGTATTCTTCTATTGATTCCATTTCTCATAACAACTCAGATGGCTATAAGATAAACTGTGGGAAAAAGCTAGCTCTCTCCTTTAGTCACAATTTAGTGAATAACACCTCGGatgaagatttaaaaaaaaataggattaTATTTA GTGGATTGGGTCACCCCCTTAGTTCCTTCGCCAATTTTGACAGCCACATGATGAGTGTTCAGACGCACGGGGGGAGCACAGAGATGGGGAAGTCCCCTCCGAATGGCGCGAATGGCGCGAATGGCGTGAATGGCGTGAATGGCGTGAATGTCGTGAATGGAGTGAATGGCGTGAATAGCTTGAATGGCTTGTCGTGCACTCATTATAGCGAATTCTTGGGGAGTAAGCTGGCCAAAGGAGAGAATCGCTCCTCGGTGAAGTCCAGCATGTCGACCCACGTCACGGATGGACTTCACCCCAGCAAGAATTGGAATAAGCATTTTAATATGCTGAAGATGAAGCAGAATTACTCTAGCTGTAGCACTGCTGCTCACGAAATTAACTTTAACGAACATGACGTGACAAGCGATGACGTGGtggaggatgaggaggaggagctgGACAATTACCTCATGAACACGCTGTTGCCGAACGGGAGCGAGGATTCCGCGGGGATGCGCAGCGGGAACGAAGACGCGATTGGCGATGCCAAGGCGCACTTCAGCGGTAGCGGTATCGGAAACTATAACTACCACTGCAACTGCAGCAGTGCGAGCAACGAACGGAATGACGGACGAAGTGTGCACCATAAGCCGAGCTGCAGCGCACACCACGTGGACGAAGAGCAAAACGCCAGCGAGGTCAACCCCAGCGAGGTCAACACTAGCGACGTCAACACTGGCGATGTCAACACTGGCGATGTCAACACTGGCGATGTCAACACCAGCGAGGTCAACCTGCTAGAAATTATCAAGTGCCTGAAGAATTTATACGAGCGGATCATGAAAGGAAATTTGGTCTTCTCCCCTGAGCAGTGGGATAACATTGCCCAAATCACCTACGAAATTGTTAGCGTTGTGGAATTTAATCGAGTcttaaaattgaagaaaaccACAGATAAGATGAAGAATGACATTTGCAACAGGAACAAGCTATTCCCTTTTGATATGTCTAAGATGACGGACATGGGGTCGGAAGGGGTGAAGGGCTCCTCTCCGATGTTAGAAACCAACGCGCTTGTTGGGGAACTGTatgggaaggaagaaacgaGTGCAAATCAACAGgcggaggagaaaaacgGAGAAATTGCATCAACGGTTAAGAAGGAACACATTAACGATACGATTCAATTTGCCACTTCAAACGAGGCTGTATTGAGCAAAATGAAACTCCATTTAGAgagcaaaagggaagacaTACCGGATGAAAACAGCACGGACGTTGCGGGGGGGGATACACACATGATGATGCATCTGTATCAGGGCCTCCAGGCAGAGAATTACCCAATTGGTAAGAACGACATGGATCTGTTTAACGTGAAGAGGAAAATTCTATCCCACCAGTTAAGTGGCATGAGTGATGTAGCCAACGGGATAAGCGGGATGGCCAACATGAGCAACAACGAAATGGCTAGCTCGAACGGTGAAGTGGATAACGCCAATAACGAAAGCGAAAATGCCAAAGACgactcccattttttggacTATTACAACATAAACAAAGGCAATTTCAACTTTACAGAAACGAAAGAAAACcctgataaaattttgtcgCAGCAGCCATTCATGTCtttcttttcgtttctttCGGAATGA
- a CDS encoding leucine-rich repeat protein (putative): MDSLNSLGSIYQEYGSALRYYEANDSLSGESNEESDSSEKRKSLNENVNNEESQRVEKYISLEKTAKIWAGTNEIIHYKKKDVHELNKMIYKHNNKEINFSTNKKILNINNNKLESTELLKDLLHYIYQQKGMQMLGDLYSGIICLDISFNDLVEVGEHLLCLSNLKVLYLHSNKIESINEIQKVASLSKLKKLTVENNPVMDVYGKFYRPFVIHYLPQIKSLDFYDITKVERNKSEIAFNTHKYKFNLA, translated from the exons ATGGATAGCTTGAATTCGCTGGGGTCGATTTACCAGGAGTACGGAAGTGCGCTCAGGTATTATGAGGCGAATGATTCTTTG AGCGGAGAGTCCAATGAAGAATCGGACAGCtcggaaaaaaggaaaagcctCAACGAAAACGTGAACAATGAAGAGAGCCAAAGAGTGGAAAAATACATCAGCCTtgaaaaaacagccaaaatCTGGGCAGGCACAAACGAAATTATtcactacaaaaaaaaagatgtacacgaactgaacaaaatgatttacaagcataataataaagaaataaatttttctacaaacaaaaaaattttaaacataaataataacaaattgGAAAGCACAGAGTTGTTAAAGGACCTCCTACATTACATCTACCAACAGAAGGGCATGCAAATGTTAGGCGACCTCTACTCCGGAATTATTTGTCTAGACATATCATTCAATGACCTGGTCGAAGTGGGAGAGCATTTGCTTTGCCTAAGTAACCTAAAAGTGTTGTACTTGCATTCAAATAAGATAGAGAGTATAAACGAAATTCAGAAGGTGGCTTCTCTGtccaaattaaaaaaactcacTGTGGAGAATAACCCCGTTATGGATGTCTACGGAAAGTTCTATCG cCCTTTCGTTATTCACTACCTGCCCCAAATAAAGTCCCTGGATTTTTATGACATCACAAAAGTTGAGAGGAACAAATCGGAGATCGCGTTTAACACGCACAAGTATAAGTTCAACTTGGCGTGA